The Streptomyces sp. NBC_01275 genome has a segment encoding these proteins:
- a CDS encoding DegT/DnrJ/EryC1/StrS family aminotransferase: MTSTSAGLAVLGSTPAFAEPLHVGRPNVLDPERVLERIKGALDRRWLTSFGPLVKEFEARIAETAGVRHCIATCNASIALQVLIRALGLRGEVVLPSFTFIATAHTLLWEGVTPVFCDIDEKTGNIDPEHARLLINERTAALVGVHLWGNPAPVGPLSELAADHCIPLFFDSAHAIGSRHLGRPVGSFGTAEVFSFHATKFINSFEGGAIVTDDDQLAARVRSIHNYGRGEGEHVSGIGTNAKMTEVAAAMGLTSLENMPALIEVNRSHHLRYLAGFADVPGVRLRDPAPEDANHQYVVIEVEAEQAGLTRDELAAVLQAENVLIRTHFHPGCHRTEPYVRDPRRHAPLPLPHSEALGERVISLPTGTGVGHPDVDRVCEIVRRATASAPLVREALRTE; encoded by the coding sequence ATGACCAGCACTTCTGCCGGACTCGCCGTTCTGGGCAGCACCCCCGCTTTTGCCGAACCGCTGCACGTGGGCCGTCCCAACGTACTCGATCCCGAACGGGTCCTCGAGCGCATCAAGGGCGCACTCGACCGTCGCTGGCTGACGAGTTTCGGTCCCTTGGTCAAGGAATTCGAAGCGCGTATCGCCGAAACGGCCGGCGTCAGACACTGCATCGCCACGTGCAACGCCTCCATCGCTCTGCAGGTGCTCATCCGCGCCCTCGGTCTGCGCGGGGAGGTCGTCCTGCCGTCGTTCACGTTCATCGCGACGGCGCACACCCTGCTGTGGGAGGGCGTCACCCCCGTCTTCTGCGACATCGACGAGAAGACCGGCAACATCGACCCCGAGCACGCCCGGCTCCTGATCAACGAACGCACCGCCGCCCTGGTCGGCGTCCACCTGTGGGGGAACCCCGCCCCGGTCGGGCCGTTGAGCGAGCTCGCCGCGGACCACTGCATCCCGCTCTTCTTCGACAGCGCGCACGCCATCGGCAGCCGGCACCTGGGACGCCCCGTCGGCTCGTTCGGCACGGCCGAGGTGTTCAGCTTCCACGCCACGAAGTTCATCAACTCCTTCGAGGGCGGCGCGATCGTGACGGACGACGACCAACTGGCGGCGCGCGTGCGCTCGATCCACAACTACGGCCGCGGCGAGGGCGAGCACGTCTCGGGCATCGGCACCAACGCGAAGATGACCGAGGTGGCGGCGGCGATGGGGCTGACCTCCCTGGAGAACATGCCGGCCCTCATCGAGGTGAACCGGTCCCATCACCTGCGCTACCTCGCCGGGTTCGCCGACGTGCCCGGCGTCCGGCTGCGCGACCCGGCCCCGGAGGACGCCAACCACCAGTACGTCGTCATCGAGGTCGAGGCGGAACAGGCCGGCCTCACCCGGGACGAGCTCGCCGCGGTCCTCCAGGCGGAGAACGTACTGATCCGGACCCACTTCCATCCCGGCTGTCACCGCACCGAGCCCTACGTCAGGGATCCGCGGCGGCACGCCCCCCTGCCGCTGCCGCACTCCGAGGCCCTGGGCGAGCGGGTGATCTCCCTGCCGACCGGGACCGGCGTCGGCCACCCCGACGTCGACCGTGTCTGCGAGATCGTCCGGCGGGCGACCGCGTCCGCCCCTCTGGTGCGCGAGGCCCTGCGCACGGAGTAG
- a CDS encoding macrolide family glycosyltransferase, translated as MSRVPSESAVPTLPATSSAKRHFAFFSTPAHGHVRPTLPIAAELVRRGHRVSYATTAQFHDDVAATGAEVLLYESTVEDLAKEVPADAEDWLALALTMAVAESSALVPVLRARFPATPPDVLAYDSAMNAAGRLLARQWDRPGVEMFPVFLPQGQGVKSFSLGKLVEGAEGGNGGGGPRPAMRAFHEAMSGFLAEHGAEDYSLREFAAGFGGTRLAFFPREFQQGGELFADHFAFVGPCLDFEAARGAWEPPTDGRRVVLVSLGTTYGNRPEFFRACVEAFADGPWHVVMTLGQNGVDPAVLEPLPANVEVHRWLPHLAVLPHAEAFVCQAGMGSLMEALACGTPLVLAAHGREQVIDAGRAVELGLGVMLAPGEPSAAEVHKAVSTAADSLEIRGRVAEMREHIRAAGGTLRAADVLERSATAG; from the coding sequence GTGTCCCGAGTGCCCTCCGAATCGGCTGTGCCGACCCTTCCGGCGACCTCGTCCGCGAAACGCCACTTCGCGTTCTTCTCCACCCCCGCCCATGGCCATGTGCGGCCCACCCTGCCCATCGCCGCAGAGCTCGTCCGACGAGGTCACCGCGTCAGCTACGCCACGACCGCACAGTTCCACGACGACGTGGCCGCCACCGGCGCCGAGGTGCTGCTCTACGAATCGACGGTCGAGGACCTCGCCAAGGAGGTCCCCGCCGACGCCGAGGACTGGCTCGCGCTCGCGCTCACCATGGCCGTCGCCGAATCCTCGGCACTGGTGCCCGTTCTCAGAGCGCGCTTCCCGGCCACTCCCCCGGACGTACTGGCCTACGACTCGGCGATGAACGCGGCCGGACGGCTGCTGGCACGCCAGTGGGACCGCCCCGGCGTGGAGATGTTCCCGGTCTTCCTTCCGCAGGGGCAGGGCGTCAAGTCCTTCTCCCTCGGCAAACTGGTCGAGGGGGCCGAGGGCGGGAACGGCGGCGGTGGGCCGCGTCCCGCGATGCGCGCCTTCCACGAGGCCATGTCGGGCTTTCTCGCCGAACACGGAGCCGAGGACTATTCCCTGCGGGAATTCGCCGCCGGATTCGGGGGAACCCGGCTGGCGTTCTTCCCCCGGGAGTTCCAGCAGGGCGGCGAGCTCTTCGCCGACCACTTCGCCTTCGTCGGGCCCTGTCTGGACTTCGAGGCCGCCCGGGGCGCCTGGGAACCGCCGACGGACGGCAGGCGCGTGGTGCTGGTCTCCCTCGGCACCACCTACGGCAACCGCCCCGAGTTCTTCCGCGCCTGCGTCGAGGCGTTCGCCGACGGCCCCTGGCACGTGGTCATGACCCTCGGTCAGAACGGGGTCGACCCGGCGGTGCTCGAGCCGCTGCCGGCCAACGTCGAGGTGCACCGCTGGCTGCCGCACCTGGCGGTGCTGCCGCACGCCGAGGCGTTCGTGTGCCAGGCCGGGATGGGCAGTCTGATGGAGGCGCTCGCCTGCGGTACCCCGCTGGTTCTCGCCGCTCACGGCCGTGAGCAGGTCATCGACGCCGGCCGGGCGGTCGAGCTCGGGCTGGGCGTGATGCTGGCGCCGGGCGAGCCGTCCGCCGCCGAGGTGCACAAGGCCGTCTCCACTGCCGCGGACTCGCTGGAGATCCGCGGCCGGGTGGCCGAGATGCGTGAGCACATACGGGCGGCCGGCGGCACCCTGCGCGCCGCCGACGTCCTGGAACGCAGCGCCACGGCCGGCTGA
- a CDS encoding LuxR family transcriptional regulator codes for MPLIERDRELSLLDSILLEATQRRGKTVVLSGAVGTGKTLLAREAADRWLQQGALVLSATSSPAEESISLGVVRQLFAGADLAPDQSGAAEKLIEAGIARTEHPPTSTIIQPHAEIAEKLWCILVAASEKAPIILVIDDTRYADPLSLQFLLYFVRRVRLTRIFMVFIESDHVRPPHPLFRAELMQQPELGYLRLPLLSRNGVAALLSQRLGPVAAESIEGACAELAGGNPLLTAALATDHETAGSPGSAEAVEPDQLAGESFGQAVALLLGRLDPEAREAAEALALVGSAASAELLGEVLQIGTPSAERALRSVGVTGLLHKGRFRHPVTRRIVLEQMADEPRAALQLRAARVLYESGAPSENVAEHLLGVRPDVDDGSMLDTWGVTALKEAADHALDSGHPHRAEACLERAHLLSTDKGERAAILASLARLLWKHSPRAAFRRLAPIMSRHHQEGHITSHDFLLVRYLLHRGQLKEARKLLHCLMETADSSPETAEEMCLLRAWLPVAFPGVAEQFSRDLTGSDTAETVSERNVLPMWTTALLGSVLSRTAGDGDIKEAEQALRVYQLNEDTFDPLVSGLTALIYADRAGSVNRWCAALLAEAERMQAPSWRATFLHLRAETALQTGELETATRCAKAALTEMPAKEWGTDIGYPVAALVLAQLAAGRVHEAGEALRLGDLDTSLHNRSCLHYRYARGHYYLATDKPHAALRDFTDAGALMRRWNMDTPGLVSWRSGAAEALTRMGKHARAKGLVDEQLGLLRGDSRSRSYGMALRQLAAVSEPERRPEILRRAAEVLKNCGDRYGLARVLRDLVDAHEVLGESHRARHIARRARRVAEACGAEALVAQLSSCGEELALAEHPAVAEGGGLGGADELSKAEEKVAMLASLGYSNREIGQKLHITISTVEQHLTRVYRKLSINRREDLSPALFQSNAVLL; via the coding sequence ATGCCTTTGATTGAGAGGGACAGAGAACTCTCCTTACTCGACAGTATTCTCCTGGAGGCCACCCAAAGGCGAGGGAAAACCGTCGTACTCAGCGGCGCCGTCGGCACCGGCAAGACCCTACTGGCCCGGGAAGCCGCCGATCGCTGGTTACAACAGGGGGCTCTCGTGCTGAGCGCGACCTCCTCGCCCGCCGAGGAGAGCATCTCGCTCGGCGTCGTCCGCCAGCTCTTCGCCGGAGCGGATCTGGCCCCCGACCAGTCGGGGGCGGCGGAGAAACTGATCGAGGCGGGAATCGCGCGGACGGAACATCCTCCGACGTCGACGATCATCCAGCCGCACGCGGAAATAGCGGAAAAACTCTGGTGCATTCTGGTGGCCGCCTCGGAAAAGGCGCCGATCATTCTGGTGATCGATGACACCCGCTATGCGGATCCACTCTCCCTGCAATTCCTTCTCTATTTCGTGCGGCGCGTCAGGCTGACTCGCATCTTCATGGTGTTCATAGAGTCGGACCATGTACGTCCCCCACATCCGCTCTTCCGCGCGGAATTGATGCAGCAGCCGGAACTGGGTTATCTGAGGCTGCCGCTGCTGAGCCGCAACGGCGTGGCCGCCCTGCTCTCCCAGCGCCTCGGTCCGGTGGCGGCGGAGTCGATCGAGGGCGCCTGCGCGGAGCTCGCGGGGGGCAATCCCCTGCTGACCGCCGCCCTGGCCACGGACCACGAGACCGCCGGGAGCCCGGGAAGCGCCGAAGCCGTCGAACCGGACCAGCTGGCCGGAGAATCGTTCGGGCAGGCCGTGGCGCTGCTTCTCGGCCGCCTCGATCCCGAGGCCAGGGAGGCAGCGGAGGCCCTGGCCCTGGTGGGGAGCGCGGCCTCGGCCGAACTGCTCGGCGAGGTCCTGCAGATCGGCACCCCGTCGGCCGAGCGGGCGCTCCGCTCGGTCGGCGTGACGGGCCTGCTGCACAAGGGCCGGTTCCGGCATCCGGTCACCCGCAGGATCGTGCTGGAGCAGATGGCGGACGAGCCCCGTGCCGCCCTGCAACTGCGGGCCGCGCGCGTCCTCTACGAGAGCGGGGCGCCGAGCGAGAACGTGGCCGAGCACCTGCTCGGGGTCAGGCCCGACGTCGACGACGGGAGCATGCTGGACACCTGGGGCGTCACCGCGCTCAAGGAGGCGGCCGACCACGCGCTCGACAGCGGTCACCCGCACCGGGCCGAGGCCTGCCTGGAGCGGGCCCATCTCCTCTCCACCGACAAGGGTGAACGGGCGGCGATCCTCGCCTCGTTGGCCAGACTGCTGTGGAAGCACAGCCCGAGGGCGGCGTTCCGTCGCCTCGCGCCGATCATGAGCCGGCATCACCAGGAAGGCCACATCACCTCGCACGACTTCCTGCTCGTCCGCTACCTCCTGCACCGCGGACAGCTCAAGGAGGCGCGGAAGCTGCTGCACTGCCTCATGGAGACCGCCGACTCGTCCCCCGAGACGGCGGAGGAGATGTGCCTGCTGCGCGCCTGGCTGCCCGTGGCGTTCCCGGGCGTGGCGGAGCAGTTCTCCCGTGATCTCACGGGGTCCGACACGGCGGAGACGGTCTCCGAGCGCAACGTGCTGCCGATGTGGACGACCGCCCTGCTCGGCTCCGTGCTGAGTCGTACGGCGGGCGACGGAGACATCAAGGAAGCCGAACAGGCGCTGCGGGTCTACCAGTTGAACGAGGACACCTTCGATCCGCTGGTGTCCGGGCTGACCGCCCTGATCTACGCGGACCGGGCCGGCAGCGTCAACCGGTGGTGTGCTGCGCTGCTCGCCGAGGCCGAGCGGATGCAAGCGCCGTCCTGGCGCGCCACGTTCCTCCACCTACGCGCGGAGACCGCTCTGCAGACGGGCGAACTGGAGACGGCGACCCGGTGCGCGAAGGCTGCGCTGACCGAGATGCCGGCCAAGGAGTGGGGAACCGACATCGGGTACCCGGTCGCCGCCCTCGTCCTGGCCCAACTGGCCGCCGGACGGGTCCACGAGGCCGGTGAGGCCCTCCGGCTCGGGGACCTGGACACCTCGCTGCACAACCGCAGCTGCCTGCACTACCGCTATGCGCGTGGCCACTACTACCTGGCCACGGACAAGCCGCACGCGGCGCTGCGGGACTTCACGGACGCCGGCGCGCTGATGCGGCGGTGGAACATGGACACGCCCGGTCTGGTGTCCTGGCGGTCGGGTGCGGCGGAGGCACTGACGCGCATGGGCAAACACGCGCGCGCCAAGGGCCTGGTCGACGAACAGCTCGGGCTCCTGCGGGGCGACAGCCGCAGCCGCTCGTACGGCATGGCGCTCAGGCAGCTGGCCGCGGTGTCGGAGCCGGAACGGCGTCCGGAGATCCTGCGCAGGGCCGCCGAGGTGCTCAAGAACTGCGGCGACCGCTACGGCCTGGCCAGGGTTCTGCGGGATCTGGTGGACGCGCACGAGGTACTGGGCGAGAGTCACCGCGCCCGGCACATCGCCCGACGGGCGCGCCGGGTGGCGGAGGCCTGTGGAGCGGAGGCCCTGGTCGCGCAGCTGAGTTCGTGCGGTGAGGAACTCGCCCTGGCGGAGCATCCGGCCGTGGCGGAGGGCGGGGGTCTGGGCGGCGCCGACGAGCTGAGCAAGGCCGAGGAGAAGGTGGCGATGCTGGCGTCGCTCGGCTACTCCAACCGGGAGATCGGGCAGAAGCTGCACATCACCATCAGCACGGTCGAGCAGCACCTCACCAGGGTCTACCGCAAGCTCAGCATCAACCGGCGTGAGGACCTGTCGCCGGCCCTCTTCCAGTCGAACGCCGTCCTGCTGTAG
- the rfbH gene encoding lipopolysaccharide biosynthesis protein RfbH, with translation MDTKTQILELVRKYDQESSQRTSPFQPGITPILPSGAVLNEDDRMALVEAALEMRIAAGVSARRFERLLARTLNTRKAHFTNSGSSANLLALASLTSPQLGDARLRPGDEVITVAAGFPTTVNPIVQNGLTPVFVDIELGTYNTTVERIAAAIGPRTRAIMIAHALGNPYQVQEVAELAASHDLYLVEDNCDAVGSTYKGRLTGGFGDLSTVSFYPAHHITTGEGGCVLTDNLVLARIVESLRDWGRDCWCEPGESDTCHKRFSYQLGNLPYGYDHKYIFSHVGYNLKAGDMQAALGLSQLTRVMEFGAARRENWRRLREGLDGLPWFLLPSATPDSDPSWFGFVLTLTEDAPFGRKDVVEFLESRKIGTRLLFAGNLARHPAYLDRPYRISEDLANSDIVTDRTFWVGVYPGITQEMTDYMTESLREFVRLYR, from the coding sequence GTGGACACCAAAACGCAGATCCTGGAGCTGGTACGCAAATACGATCAGGAGTCCTCGCAGCGGACTTCTCCCTTCCAGCCGGGCATCACACCGATCCTCCCCTCGGGAGCGGTGCTCAACGAGGACGACCGGATGGCTCTGGTCGAGGCCGCGCTGGAGATGCGGATCGCCGCAGGAGTCTCGGCCCGCAGGTTCGAGCGGCTGCTCGCCCGCACGCTGAACACCCGCAAGGCGCACTTCACCAACTCCGGCTCCTCCGCCAATCTTCTCGCGCTCGCCTCCCTGACCTCGCCCCAGCTCGGGGACGCCCGGCTGCGGCCGGGCGACGAGGTGATCACCGTGGCGGCCGGCTTCCCGACCACGGTCAACCCGATCGTCCAGAACGGCCTCACCCCGGTCTTCGTGGACATCGAGTTGGGCACCTACAACACCACGGTCGAGCGCATAGCGGCCGCGATCGGCCCGCGCACCAGAGCGATCATGATCGCGCACGCGCTCGGCAACCCCTACCAGGTGCAGGAGGTCGCCGAACTGGCCGCCTCGCACGACCTCTACCTGGTCGAGGACAACTGCGACGCCGTCGGCAGCACCTACAAGGGCCGCCTCACCGGCGGCTTCGGCGACCTGAGCACGGTGAGCTTCTACCCGGCCCACCACATCACCACGGGCGAGGGCGGCTGCGTCCTCACCGACAACCTCGTGCTCGCCCGCATCGTGGAGTCACTGCGCGACTGGGGCCGCGACTGCTGGTGCGAACCCGGCGAGAGCGACACCTGTCACAAGCGGTTCTCCTACCAGCTGGGGAACCTCCCGTACGGGTACGACCACAAGTACATCTTCTCGCACGTCGGTTACAACCTGAAGGCCGGCGACATGCAGGCCGCGCTGGGACTCAGCCAGCTCACCAGGGTGATGGAATTCGGCGCCGCCCGGCGGGAGAACTGGCGCCGGCTGCGCGAGGGGCTGGACGGTCTGCCCTGGTTCCTGCTGCCCTCCGCCACGCCCGACAGCGATCCCAGCTGGTTCGGATTCGTGCTGACGCTCACGGAGGACGCCCCGTTCGGCCGCAAGGACGTCGTGGAGTTCCTGGAATCCCGCAAGATCGGCACGCGTCTGCTGTTCGCCGGAAACCTGGCACGCCACCCCGCCTATCTGGACCGCCCCTACCGGATATCGGAAGACCTCGCCAACAGCGACATCGTCACGGACCGCACGTTCTGGGTGGGCGTCTATCCCGGCATCACCCAGGAGATGACGGATTACATGACCGAGTCCCTACGGGAGTTCGTCCGCCTTTACCGGTGA